The following proteins come from a genomic window of Candidatus Binataceae bacterium:
- a CDS encoding 5-oxoprolinase subunit PxpA, with the protein MRSWIDLNSDMGESFGNYVLGRPDEVMKQINHANIACGFHAGDPVWIRRTVESAKRYGVTLGAHPGFPDKMGFGRRLMNITQQEARDYVVYQVGAVKAFADAAGVKLIAAKPHGAFYLWAQQSEANSRAILEGFREVDPNFVAYLPALPRHPMLEVAEKMGFRVIKEFYPGLVYSEDGSIGVKRTYGEENIEEMVGLVMKFVTEGKVKSSSGKDIKIDADSICVHGDVINAPEVLAALHKALKQAGVTARSAVQDLAAKGKSKGNGRAHAAHAHA; encoded by the coding sequence ATGCGCAGCTGGATCGATCTTAACAGCGACATGGGCGAGTCCTTCGGCAACTACGTGCTGGGCCGCCCTGACGAAGTGATGAAACAGATCAACCACGCCAACATCGCCTGCGGCTTTCACGCCGGCGACCCGGTGTGGATTCGGCGCACGGTGGAATCGGCCAAGCGCTATGGCGTGACGCTCGGTGCGCACCCGGGCTTTCCCGACAAGATGGGTTTCGGGCGGCGCCTGATGAACATCACGCAGCAGGAAGCGCGCGACTACGTGGTTTACCAGGTCGGCGCGGTCAAGGCCTTCGCCGATGCCGCCGGAGTCAAACTGATCGCGGCCAAGCCGCACGGCGCGTTCTACCTGTGGGCGCAGCAGAGCGAGGCGAACTCGCGGGCGATCCTCGAAGGCTTCCGCGAAGTCGATCCCAACTTCGTCGCTTATCTGCCGGCGCTGCCGCGTCATCCGATGCTCGAGGTCGCGGAGAAGATGGGCTTTCGGGTGATCAAGGAGTTCTATCCCGGCCTGGTTTACTCCGAAGACGGTTCGATCGGCGTCAAGCGCACCTACGGCGAGGAAAACATCGAGGAGATGGTCGGCCTTGTGATGAAGTTCGTCACCGAGGGCAAGGTCAAAAGCTCAAGCGGCAAGGACATCAAGATCGACGCCGACAGCATCTGCGTGCACGGCGACGTGATCAACGCGCCCGAGGTTCTGGCCGCCTTGCACAAGGCGCTCAAGCAGGCCGGAGTGACCGCGCGGAGCGCCGTGCAGGACCTAGCGGCCAAGG
- a CDS encoding LLM class flavin-dependent oxidoreductase produces MRFGLLYSQQTRPDKPATQAQLYREMLEELEAGEALGFDSAWLVEHHFLTDGLCPSPLIAAAAIAARTRRMTIGTSMYLLPLHRPVQSAEDVAVLDNISNGRIILGVAAGYRPEEFAGYEEERAGRERRMEEQLDIMIKAWTTESFSYEGRYYKIPETSVTPKPVQKPRPPIWIGASTRGGVRRAAQWADALVASPRHHVAELKQHFAVYHEYLGKFGKHPTYVPVIREVYCAPTTAQAEEQARDGVMHIHGGMYGKWSGVRPLRDDHGELVKDPATVTFESHRERFIIGSPDHCVREIKRYRSEIGMDYLICWMKLPGVDMDKTMNSMRLFAKEVMPHVKG; encoded by the coding sequence ATGCGTTTCGGCCTCTTGTACTCCCAACAAACACGACCCGATAAGCCCGCCACGCAGGCTCAGCTTTACCGGGAGATGCTCGAGGAGCTTGAGGCGGGGGAGGCCCTGGGCTTCGATTCCGCCTGGCTCGTTGAGCATCATTTTCTCACTGACGGCCTTTGCCCGTCGCCGCTCATCGCGGCGGCCGCCATAGCGGCGCGCACGCGCCGCATGACCATTGGCACCAGCATGTATCTCCTGCCGCTCCATCGCCCGGTGCAATCGGCCGAAGACGTGGCGGTGCTCGACAACATCTCCAACGGCCGCATCATCCTGGGCGTGGCGGCGGGCTACCGGCCCGAGGAGTTCGCCGGATACGAAGAAGAACGCGCGGGCCGCGAGCGGCGGATGGAAGAGCAGCTCGACATCATGATCAAGGCCTGGACCACCGAGTCGTTTTCGTACGAAGGCCGCTACTACAAGATTCCCGAGACCTCAGTCACGCCCAAGCCCGTGCAGAAGCCGCGCCCGCCGATCTGGATAGGCGCGTCGACGCGCGGCGGCGTGCGCCGCGCCGCGCAATGGGCAGATGCGCTGGTCGCCTCGCCGCGCCACCACGTTGCCGAGCTCAAGCAGCATTTCGCGGTCTATCACGAGTACCTGGGCAAGTTCGGCAAGCATCCCACCTACGTGCCGGTCATCCGCGAGGTCTATTGCGCCCCGACCACGGCGCAGGCCGAGGAACAGGCGCGCGACGGTGTGATGCACATCCACGGCGGAATGTACGGCAAATGGTCGGGCGTGCGGCCGCTGCGCGACGACCACGGCGAGCTGGTCAAGGACCCGGCCACGGTGACTTTCGAGAGCCATCGCGAGCGCTTCATCATCGGCAGCCCCGACCATTGCGTGCGCGAGATCAAGCGCTATCGGAGCGAGATCGGAATGGACTATCTTATCTGCTGGATGAAGCTTCCCGGCGTGGATATGGACAAGACCATGAACTCGATGCGGCTGTTCGCGAAGGAAGTGATGCCGCACGTCAAAGGCTGA